In Kryptolebias marmoratus isolate JLee-2015 linkage group LG22, ASM164957v2, whole genome shotgun sequence, a single window of DNA contains:
- the gclc gene encoding glutamate--cysteine ligase catalytic subunit, whose amino-acid sequence MGLLSQGSPLDWEESRKYADHIRKHGIIQFLNIYNKVKERQKDVLKWGDEVEYMLVELDDKDEKVRLVLNGEHVLDTLQEKGEKINPNHPTLWRPEYGSYMIEGTPGQPYGGNMSEFNTVESNMRKRRQEASSVLNPNETLCTITAFPRLGCPGFTQPEFRPNPHKNGNSRSLFFPDEAINRHPRFGTLTRNICRRRGEKVVINVPIFRDERTAAPFVETFPEDDGEAARAVLPDHIYMDAMGFGMGNCCLQVTFQACSINEARYLYDQLAVFCPIVMALSAASPFYRGYVSDIDCRWGVISASVDDRTQEERGLKPLKNSKYRIFKSRYDSIDSYLSCCGEKYNDIDLTIDEEIYKQLLSAGIDKLLAQHIAHLFIRDPLIVFEEKIHLDDENESDHFENIQSTNWQTMRFKPPPPNSEIGWRVEFRPMEVQLTDFENAAYVVFVVLLTRVFLSYKLDFLIPLSKVDENMKMAQKRNAVKEGMFYFRKDIFKGCSQVLDGAASAQNGLESDGGNEEYTLMSIDTIINGKEGVFQGLIPILNWYLENMEVDVDTRCTILNYLKLIKKRASGELMTMAKWMREFVAKHPEYKQDSVITDKINYDLLKKCDRIAKGEEQCPELFGNPVNRVE is encoded by the exons ATGGGGCTGCTGTCACAGGGGTCTCCGCTGGACTGGGAAGAGTCCAGGAAATATGCCGACCACATCCGGAAGCACGGCATCATCCAGTTCCTCAACATCTACAACAAGGTGAAGGAGCGGCAGAAAGACGTGCTGAAATGGGGCGACGAG gTCGAGTACATGTTGGTGGAACTGGACGACAAAGACGAAAAGGTTCGACTTGTGCTGAACGGCGAGCATGTTCTGGATACGCTTCAGGAAAAAGGCGAAAAAATTAACCCCAA CCATCCCACGCTGTGGAGACCGGAATATGGCAGCTACATGATCGAGGGAACTCCGGGGCAGCCGTACGGCGGGAACATGTCGGAGTTCAACACCGTGGAGAGCAACATGAGGAAGAGGCGCCAGGAGGCCTCGTCGGTCCTGAATCCCAATGAAACCCTCTGCACCATCACCGCGTTTCCAAG GTTAGGTTGCCCAGGTTTCACCCAGCCGGAGTTTCGTCCCAATCCTCACAAAAACGGAAATTCGAGGTCGCTGTTTTTCCCAGATGAAGCCATCAACAGACACCCGAGATTCGG gactCTCACCAGAAACATATGCCGTCGAAGAGGCGAGAAAGTTGTTATAAATGTGCCAA TCTTCCGAGACGAGCGCACCGCCGCTCCGTTTGTGGAGACGTTCCCCGAAGACGATGGCGAAGCGGCCCGAGCGGTTCTGCCCGACCACATCTACATGGACGCCATGGGCTTCGGCATGGGCAACTGCTGCCTGCAG GTGACATTCCAGGCTTGCAGCATCAATGAGGCTCGGTACCTTTATGACCAGCTAGCTGTGTTTTGCCCCATTGTG ATGGCCCTGAGTGCAGCCTCTCCGTTCTACAGAGGCTACGTGTCGGACATCGATTGTCGCTGGGGAGTTATTTCTGCCTCGGTGGACGACCGGACTCAGGAGGAACGTGGGCTGAAG CctttgaaaaacagcaaatacaggATTTTCAAGTCCAGGTATGACTCGATTGACAGCTACCTGTCCTGCTGCGGGGAGAAGTACAACGACATAGATTTGACGATCGACGAGGAGATCTACAAGCAGCTGCTCAGTGCAG GGATTGACAAGCTTCTGGCTCAACACATCGCTCACCTCTTCATACGAGACCCGCTCATCGTCTTCGAGGAGAAGATACATTTGGACGATGAAAATGAATCGGATCACTTTGAG AATATTCAGTCGACCAATTGGCAGACGATGCGGTTTAAACCCCCACCTCCCAACTCTGAGATTGGATGGAGGGTCGAGTTCCGCCCCATGGAG GTCCAGCTAACAGACTTTGAAAACGCTGCGTACGTGGTGTTTGTGGTCCTGCTCACCAGagtgtttctgtcttacaaACTGGACTTCTTGATCCCTCTGTCCAAG GTTGATGAGAACATGAAGATGGCGCAGAAGAGAAACGCTGTCAAGGAGGGTATGTTTTACTTCAGGAAAGACATCTTTAAAG GCTGCAGCCAGGTCCTCGATGGCGCTGCTTCTGCTCAGAACGGCTTGGAAAGCGATGGAGGAAACGAGGAGTACACACTGATGAGTATTGACACCATCATCAACGGAAAG GAGGGAGTATTTCAGGGGCTTATCCCAATCCTGAACTGGTACCTGGAGAACATGGAAGTTGACGTGGACACCAGATGCACCATTTTGAATTACCTGAAGCTCATCAAGAAACGTGCCTCAG GCGAGCTGATGACCATGGCCAAGTGGATGAGGGAGTTTGTCGCCAAGCACCCCGAGTACAAGCAGGACAGCGTCATCACCGACAAGATCAACTACGACCTGCTGAAGAAGTGCGACAGGATCGCCAAGGGCGAGGAGCAGTGCCCCGAGCTCTTCGGGAACCCGGTCAACCGGGTCGAGTGA